From Lujinxingia vulgaris, a single genomic window includes:
- the hflC gene encoding protease modulator HflC codes for MSWKSSLLIAGAIIALILLSSATVVVDENEQVVITQFGKPVGEALTEPGLYYKTPFIQSEHRFEKRFLEWNGNRNQIPTRDKRFVWVDTYARWRIVDPLRFYQRVRDERGAKSRLDDIIDGATRDAVANHDLIELVRSTNRVPLVDEDLQQDDGEDLAVGLAPIVHGRSKIMKDILEQSAELAADLGVEVLDVRFKRINYNEDVQNRVYERMIAERFRIAEKYRSQGQGEAASISGERDRELKRIESEAFRKAEEIRGRADAEAAAIYADAYAVDPEFYRFLRTMESYEDVIGSDSVLMLTTESEFLEYLKTSQ; via the coding sequence ATGAGCTGGAAATCGTCGCTTTTGATCGCCGGCGCCATCATCGCGCTGATCCTGCTCAGCAGCGCCACCGTCGTGGTCGATGAGAATGAGCAGGTCGTCATCACCCAGTTTGGCAAACCCGTTGGCGAGGCGCTCACCGAGCCGGGGCTCTACTATAAGACGCCCTTTATCCAGAGTGAGCATCGCTTCGAGAAGCGTTTTCTGGAGTGGAACGGCAACCGCAATCAGATCCCCACCCGCGATAAGCGCTTTGTGTGGGTGGACACCTACGCGCGCTGGCGCATCGTCGACCCTTTACGTTTTTACCAGCGCGTGCGCGATGAGCGCGGCGCGAAGTCGCGACTCGACGACATCATCGACGGAGCGACCCGCGACGCGGTGGCCAACCACGACCTGATCGAGCTTGTGCGCTCGACCAACCGGGTGCCTCTGGTCGATGAGGATCTTCAGCAAGACGACGGCGAAGATCTGGCCGTGGGCCTTGCTCCCATCGTCCACGGTCGCAGCAAGATCATGAAGGACATCCTGGAGCAGTCCGCCGAGCTCGCCGCAGACCTGGGCGTGGAGGTGCTCGACGTGCGTTTTAAGCGCATCAACTACAACGAAGATGTGCAAAACCGCGTCTACGAACGCATGATCGCCGAGCGTTTTCGCATCGCCGAAAAATACCGCTCCCAGGGGCAGGGTGAGGCCGCCAGCATCAGCGGGGAGCGCGACCGCGAGCTCAAACGCATCGAGTCCGAGGCCTTCCGCAAGGCCGAAGAGATCCGCGGACGAGCGGATGCCGAGGCTGCTGCCATCTACGCGGATGCCTACGCCGTCGACCCGGAGTTCTACCGCTTCCTGCGCACGATGGAGAGCTACGAAGACGTTATCGGCAGTGACTCGGTGCTCATGCTCACCACCGAGAGTGAGTTTCTGGAGTACCTGAAGACGTCGCAGTAA
- a CDS encoding Crp/Fnr family transcriptional regulator, protein MAESQSTSNLWHFRQLITGPQARATFDRLRERGRVERWGHAARIHLDREHDERVVVLEGQVILGSETTLARGDAFAPPSDEVAPDFEALAHQETTIVIMEQEALRESVELLLPERMVQGGSIFQRRELSVPLAPLLRTSTGARQAQTILELAERYGEPGPGNQRVAPPLSSAQLASLAGLDRERARQALALLERAGLIRRDRRALRILDLDGLRRFALG, encoded by the coding sequence GTGGCAGAATCGCAGTCGACGTCCAACCTCTGGCACTTTCGCCAGCTCATCACCGGGCCACAGGCCCGGGCCACCTTTGATCGTTTGCGCGAGCGCGGCCGCGTCGAGCGCTGGGGGCACGCCGCCCGCATTCACCTGGATCGCGAGCACGATGAGCGCGTCGTCGTCCTGGAGGGGCAGGTCATCCTGGGAAGTGAGACCACGCTGGCGCGAGGTGACGCCTTCGCGCCGCCGTCCGACGAGGTTGCCCCGGACTTTGAAGCACTTGCCCACCAGGAGACGACCATTGTGATCATGGAGCAGGAGGCGTTGCGCGAGAGCGTCGAGTTGCTGCTGCCCGAACGCATGGTGCAGGGCGGCTCGATTTTTCAGCGCCGCGAGCTCAGCGTGCCCCTGGCACCGCTTTTGCGCACGTCGACCGGCGCGCGCCAGGCTCAGACCATCCTGGAGCTTGCCGAGCGCTACGGGGAGCCCGGGCCCGGCAACCAGCGCGTGGCGCCGCCTCTCTCCTCAGCCCAGCTCGCTTCGCTCGCCGGCCTCGATCGCGAGCGCGCCCGCCAGGCGCTGGCGCTTTTGGAGCGCGCCGGGCTTATTCGCCGCGACCGCCGCGCGCTGCGCATCCTCGACCTCGACGGGCTGCGGCGATTTGCCCTGGGCTGA
- the sctN gene encoding type III secretion system ATPase SctN — MPFDETSILSRYMDRLDAASPVRVTGRVQAVTGLVVKASVPDAAVGDLVEIRLGARGTMPAEVVGFEGDLAVLMPLGSVEGIGPGAEVESTGQPLSIHCGPGLLGRVLDGLGRPIDAGPPLGGAGFVRWPILREAPDPFKRRRITAPLSMGVRAIDGLLTVGKGQRVGLFAGSGVGKSTLMGQIARGCEAEVIVIALIGERGREVRDFLEEVLGEEGMKKAVVVVATSDAPSMVRLKSAFVATAIAEYFRAEGAEVLMMMDSVTRFARAQREVGLAAGEPPARQGYPPSVFSMLPRLLERTGNDETGSITALYTVLVAGGDMEEPIADEVRGILDGHIILSRKLASRSHWPAVDVLPSLSRVMRAVTTPQHVQVAERFRQVLATYESRRDLISLGAYEYGADEEVDFAIDCIEEMEALLKQGLDEHTSLDETIERISDLFA, encoded by the coding sequence ATGCCCTTTGATGAGACGTCGATCCTCTCGCGCTATATGGATCGCCTGGACGCGGCCAGCCCGGTGCGTGTCACCGGTCGGGTGCAGGCGGTCACGGGCCTGGTGGTCAAAGCCAGCGTGCCGGACGCGGCGGTGGGTGACCTGGTGGAGATACGTCTGGGTGCCCGCGGCACTATGCCCGCCGAGGTTGTGGGTTTTGAGGGCGATCTGGCCGTGTTGATGCCGCTCGGCAGCGTGGAGGGCATCGGCCCGGGCGCCGAGGTGGAGTCGACGGGGCAACCCCTGAGCATCCACTGCGGTCCGGGGCTCCTGGGCCGGGTGCTCGACGGGCTGGGCCGCCCCATAGACGCCGGTCCGCCGCTGGGAGGCGCGGGCTTTGTGCGTTGGCCGATTTTGCGCGAGGCCCCGGATCCTTTTAAACGTCGGCGCATCACCGCGCCGCTCTCCATGGGGGTGCGCGCCATCGACGGTCTGCTCACCGTAGGCAAAGGCCAGCGCGTCGGGCTCTTTGCGGGCAGCGGCGTGGGTAAGTCGACCTTGATGGGGCAGATCGCCCGGGGGTGTGAGGCCGAGGTCATCGTGATTGCGCTCATTGGCGAGCGTGGCCGCGAGGTGCGCGACTTCCTCGAAGAGGTGCTCGGAGAAGAGGGCATGAAGAAGGCCGTGGTGGTCGTGGCCACCAGTGACGCGCCGAGCATGGTGCGCCTGAAGTCGGCTTTTGTGGCGACTGCCATCGCTGAATATTTTCGTGCCGAAGGCGCCGAGGTGCTCATGATGATGGACTCGGTCACACGATTTGCCCGCGCGCAACGCGAGGTGGGCCTGGCCGCCGGCGAGCCGCCCGCACGTCAGGGTTACCCCCCGAGTGTGTTCAGCATGCTGCCGCGCCTGCTCGAGCGCACCGGCAACGATGAGACCGGCTCCATCACGGCGCTCTACACCGTGCTTGTCGCCGGCGGTGATATGGAAGAGCCCATCGCCGACGAAGTCCGCGGCATCCTCGATGGGCACATCATCTTAAGTCGTAAGCTCGCCAGTCGCAGTCATTGGCCGGCCGTTGACGTATTGCCCTCGCTCTCGCGCGTGATGCGGGCGGTCACAACCCCGCAGCACGTGCAGGTCGCCGAGCGTTTTCGCCAGGTGCTGGCGACCTATGAGAGCCGGCGAGATCTTATCAGCCTGGGGGCGTACGAGTACGGGGCGGATGAGGAGGTCGATTTTGCCATCGACTGCATCGAGGAGATGGAGGCGCTGCTCAAGCAGGGGCTCGATGAGCACACAAGCCTCGATGAGACGATTGAGCGCATCAGTGATCTGTTTGCGTAA
- a CDS encoding DUF1552 domain-containing protein, whose product MSNDRKMTRRAFLRGAGTLAIGLPFIAALGGDALLGHRMLRASEASAQAPRRLITFFFANGCPPELWLPQNAGPLGELTGVLSPLERVRHRLALVSGLSDPAGKEGSGDDHSRGSGAFAVGASNPFQDHDVVDHYGKRYANSAGGPSLEQVALQHLRPETTLPSLELGVMRGAPKTRTYHVKSWRGINQPNPPLLNPLDTFHRLFGHDPNAAPGDPQRARQQSILDTVLPEYHRVISDRYGLDPLSRAQISDHLDQLRQLERRAQRHDHAMRAQCLQPDQPASYAETRYSEYAEVFRLQADLLATALRCDLTRFVSFTLGAGGEDFFLAGTQAAHHELGHRYNARPDNDFSTYTLFQMTMLAELLERLDAPEFSEANGETILGNSLLLAGTEISNPSTHNHDEMFYLVAGGPFAARTGYHHRVSDGRSRAVNDLYTACLGAMGIETRVFGDARHCTEPLNLG is encoded by the coding sequence ATGAGCAACGACAGGAAGATGACGCGGCGAGCGTTTCTGCGCGGGGCGGGCACCCTGGCTATTGGGCTTCCATTTATTGCAGCGCTGGGAGGCGACGCGCTGCTGGGACATCGGATGTTGCGGGCGAGTGAGGCGTCGGCGCAGGCCCCACGCCGGCTGATCACCTTCTTCTTTGCCAACGGATGCCCCCCCGAGCTCTGGCTTCCGCAGAACGCCGGGCCGCTTGGCGAGCTCACAGGCGTGCTCTCGCCATTGGAGCGGGTGCGCCACCGCCTGGCGCTCGTCTCGGGCTTGAGCGACCCGGCCGGCAAAGAAGGCTCCGGCGATGATCATAGCCGCGGCAGCGGCGCGTTTGCGGTGGGGGCATCCAATCCTTTTCAGGATCACGACGTCGTCGATCACTACGGCAAACGCTATGCGAACTCCGCCGGCGGCCCCTCGCTGGAGCAGGTCGCGCTGCAACATCTTCGCCCCGAGACCACCTTGCCCTCGCTGGAGCTCGGGGTGATGCGCGGCGCGCCCAAAACGCGCACCTACCATGTGAAATCCTGGCGGGGCATCAACCAGCCCAACCCGCCGCTCTTAAACCCGTTGGACACCTTTCATCGCCTCTTCGGCCACGACCCCAACGCAGCCCCCGGCGACCCGCAGCGCGCGCGTCAACAGAGCATTCTCGATACGGTGCTGCCGGAGTACCACCGCGTCATCAGCGATCGCTACGGGCTCGATCCCTTGAGCCGGGCGCAGATCTCGGACCATCTCGATCAGCTCCGTCAGCTGGAGCGACGGGCGCAGCGCCACGACCACGCGATGCGCGCCCAATGCCTGCAGCCCGACCAGCCCGCATCGTATGCCGAGACGCGCTACTCGGAGTACGCCGAGGTCTTTCGCCTGCAGGCCGACCTCCTGGCCACGGCGCTGCGCTGCGACCTGACGCGCTTTGTGAGCTTTACGCTGGGCGCCGGTGGCGAAGACTTCTTTCTGGCCGGCACCCAGGCCGCCCACCACGAGCTGGGACACCGCTACAACGCCCGGCCCGACAACGACTTCTCCACCTACACCCTCTTCCAGATGACCATGCTCGCCGAGCTCCTGGAGCGCCTGGACGCCCCGGAATTTAGCGAGGCCAACGGGGAGACGATTCTGGGTAACTCCCTGCTGCTGGCCGGCACCGAGATCTCCAACCCCTCCACGCACAATCACGACGAGATGTTTTATCTGGTGGCCGGCGGCCCCTTTGCCGCGCGCACCGGCTACCATCACCGCGTGAGTGACGGGCGCTCCCGTGCGGTCAACGATCTTTACACCGCGTGCCTGGGAGCGATGGGGATTGAGACGCGCGTCTTCGGGGATGCGCGTCACTGCACCGAGCCGCTGAACCTGGGTTGA
- the hflK gene encoding FtsH protease activity modulator HflK — MAIDRDKLSALSRSKMPGVIALGIFFMVVVGSSMFQVDANSVGVVLRLGKLSRSVGPGLHFKAPLGIEKVYKVPVEEQRKEEFGFRTAAVGDTTRYSSEGYEHESLMLTGDLNVVEVEWTVQYRISDPYLYLFRVRDVEHTLRYMSQALMREFVGDRTVNEVLTAGRTELASSVQARLQELCNHYEMGITIGQVILQDVTPPDPVKPSFNQVNQAQQEMERMINEARRDYNAVIPRAEGRAEQQIQQAEGYLIDRTNRARGEVARFASLYEEFAKAPEITRQRIYLETLGEVLPKIKNKVIIDSEATNMMPVMQLGGGSTIPAAPLSTLGGDK, encoded by the coding sequence ATGGCGATCGATCGAGATAAACTAAGCGCGCTAAGCCGCTCAAAGATGCCCGGCGTCATCGCCCTGGGGATCTTCTTTATGGTGGTGGTCGGCAGCTCCATGTTTCAGGTCGACGCCAACAGCGTCGGCGTGGTGCTGCGCCTGGGCAAACTCTCGCGCTCGGTGGGGCCGGGCCTGCACTTTAAGGCGCCCCTGGGCATCGAGAAGGTCTACAAGGTGCCGGTCGAAGAGCAGCGCAAAGAGGAGTTCGGCTTTCGCACCGCGGCGGTCGGCGACACCACCCGCTACAGCAGCGAGGGCTATGAGCATGAGTCCTTGATGCTCACCGGCGACCTCAACGTGGTGGAGGTGGAGTGGACGGTGCAGTACCGCATCAGCGATCCCTACCTCTACCTCTTCCGGGTGCGCGATGTGGAACACACCCTGCGCTACATGTCTCAGGCTTTGATGCGGGAGTTTGTGGGCGATCGCACCGTCAACGAGGTGCTCACCGCCGGTCGCACCGAGCTTGCCTCCTCGGTGCAGGCGCGCCTCCAGGAGCTCTGCAACCACTACGAGATGGGCATCACCATCGGCCAGGTCATCCTCCAGGATGTGACGCCTCCCGATCCGGTCAAACCTTCGTTTAACCAGGTCAACCAGGCCCAGCAGGAGATGGAGCGCATGATCAATGAGGCGCGTCGCGACTACAACGCGGTCATCCCCCGCGCCGAGGGCCGCGCTGAACAACAGATCCAGCAGGCCGAGGGCTACCTCATCGATCGTACCAACCGCGCCCGCGGTGAGGTCGCACGCTTTGCCAGCCTCTATGAGGAGTTCGCCAAGGCGCCCGAGATCACCCGCCAGCGCATCTACCTGGAGACGCTTGGCGAGGTTCTGCCGAAGATCAAAAACAAGGTCATTATCGATTCCGAGGCCACCAACATGATGCCGGTGATGCAGCTCGGTGGCGGCAGCACGATTCCTGCTGCGCCCCTGTCGACCCTGGGAGGTGATAAATGA
- a CDS encoding FliH/SctL family protein has translation MHELEDVRPLLKAGSEVARAVKPVFAGATIVRKRVIADLEALEETIAGLRADAAREVDEAHAQAERIRARALEEGQRQATEETLDALGKARAEYDLLLKRAEPDMVRLAFQIASRLIGESLEMAPERVEQMVARSLELVRGKRQVLLRVHPDDLATLRAAEARLSYVVGGAPVHLQADEEVARGGCLIETESGQIDARLQTQLDVLQAALLDGGS, from the coding sequence ATGCATGAGCTCGAGGATGTTCGTCCGCTTCTCAAGGCGGGCTCCGAGGTGGCCCGGGCGGTGAAGCCGGTCTTTGCCGGCGCGACGATCGTGCGAAAGCGCGTGATCGCTGATCTGGAGGCGCTGGAGGAGACGATCGCCGGGCTGCGTGCCGACGCCGCCCGCGAGGTGGACGAAGCACACGCTCAAGCCGAGCGCATTCGCGCCCGCGCGCTCGAAGAGGGCCAGCGTCAGGCGACCGAAGAGACGCTCGACGCGCTGGGAAAAGCGCGCGCCGAGTACGACCTGCTGCTCAAGCGCGCCGAGCCCGATATGGTGCGCCTGGCCTTTCAGATCGCCTCTCGTCTTATTGGCGAGTCGCTGGAGATGGCGCCGGAGCGGGTCGAGCAGATGGTGGCGCGCTCGCTGGAGCTTGTGCGCGGAAAACGCCAGGTGCTGCTGCGCGTGCATCCCGACGATCTTGCAACGTTGCGAGCGGCCGAGGCGCGTCTCTCGTATGTGGTCGGCGGCGCGCCGGTACACCTGCAGGCCGACGAGGAAGTTGCCCGCGGCGGCTGCCTCATTGAGACCGAGTCCGGCCAGATCGACGCCAGACTGCAGACCCAGCTCGATGTGCTGCAGGCGGCGCTCCTCGACGGAGGTTCATAA
- the hrpB gene encoding ATP-dependent helicase HrpB, producing the protein MKHLPVDDVIGEVVGALQKHAGVVIEAPPGAGKSTRVPPALLDAGLAGGRQIVMLEPRRVAARATARRIAQERGATLGGEVGYQVRFDRRAGPDTRLLVITEGILTRWLQRDPLLDEVGVVILDEFHERSVHSDLAIAFLREVQQVREDLKIVVMSATIDTAPIADFLSVPVVKSRGRTFPVQIDYLDHPPEDRVEFEAARAARRHVGSEADDGGDILIFLPGQAEIHRCLSALERWAPDEGIRCFPLYSALPNREQDRALEPGGPRRIICSTNIAETSLTIEAVTLVIDSGKVRTMRSSPASGLDELMLEHVSLASANQRAGRAGRVRPGRALRLWTRAFEHRMAPYDDAELQRVELSPVVQEVVAWSGADPREFNWFEPPPEVALGQAIDLLRQLGAMEPDDFRLSDLGRRLLDLPLHPRLGRMLIEGERRGTSAKACAMAAILSERDFVTSVAPDAPAAASDVLLRAELLEDAARGSGAAARRVGVRVHQGGARRVAEVRDQLLKAAGVDPRKDSGDEEDALRTLLSAYPDRIAFRREEGAGRFVMVGGEALALARESVVREAPVVVAASIGGRTRARDAVGGVQSRGLIRMASTVEMAWLEDAFPERFEERVVVDFDGERQRVMAERQRLFDGIALERQVASVAEHADPSEVTACLLEHALDDVVAAFGLNTDEAQFLLRWECARLWFPEADFPQLMLDARRGDSEQPIWQQVCWGKRTFGQLRGIGLCGQLGAYLNREQRRLLDEELPPRLEVPSGSHIRLDYSLDAPPVLAVRIQEVFGWRDSPRIARGQVAVLLHLLAPNYRPQQVTDDLAGFWERTYPEVRKELRARYAKHPWPEDPLSARAIRK; encoded by the coding sequence ATGAAGCACCTCCCCGTAGACGATGTGATTGGCGAGGTGGTGGGCGCGTTGCAAAAGCACGCCGGCGTGGTGATTGAGGCGCCGCCCGGCGCCGGCAAGAGCACGCGCGTGCCCCCGGCGCTTCTCGACGCCGGGCTGGCCGGCGGTCGCCAGATCGTGATGCTGGAGCCGCGCCGGGTGGCCGCGCGCGCCACCGCGCGCCGCATCGCTCAGGAGCGGGGCGCGACCCTCGGTGGCGAGGTCGGCTACCAGGTGCGTTTCGACCGCCGCGCCGGCCCTGACACCCGACTGCTCGTGATCACCGAGGGGATCCTCACCCGCTGGCTGCAGCGCGACCCGCTGCTCGATGAGGTGGGCGTGGTGATCCTGGATGAGTTTCATGAACGCAGCGTGCACAGCGATCTGGCCATCGCCTTTCTGCGAGAAGTTCAGCAGGTGCGCGAGGATCTGAAGATCGTGGTGATGTCGGCCACCATCGACACCGCTCCCATCGCCGACTTCTTAAGCGTTCCGGTGGTCAAGAGTCGGGGGCGCACCTTCCCGGTGCAGATCGACTACCTGGACCATCCCCCCGAAGATCGCGTGGAGTTTGAGGCCGCGCGCGCCGCGCGCCGTCATGTGGGAAGTGAGGCTGATGATGGCGGCGATATTCTGATCTTTTTGCCCGGCCAGGCCGAGATTCACCGCTGCCTCTCGGCCCTGGAGCGCTGGGCGCCCGATGAGGGCATTCGCTGCTTTCCGCTCTATTCGGCGCTGCCCAACCGCGAGCAGGACCGCGCCCTTGAACCGGGCGGCCCCCGGCGCATCATCTGTTCGACGAACATCGCCGAGACCTCGCTGACGATCGAGGCCGTCACGCTCGTGATCGACTCGGGCAAGGTGCGCACCATGCGCAGCTCCCCGGCCAGCGGGCTCGACGAGCTGATGCTGGAGCATGTCAGCCTGGCCTCGGCCAATCAGCGCGCCGGCCGGGCGGGGCGAGTGCGCCCGGGGAGGGCGTTGCGGCTGTGGACACGGGCATTTGAGCATCGCATGGCGCCTTACGATGACGCCGAGCTGCAGCGCGTGGAACTCTCCCCGGTGGTGCAGGAAGTTGTGGCCTGGAGCGGCGCCGACCCACGTGAATTCAACTGGTTTGAGCCACCTCCCGAGGTCGCGCTTGGCCAGGCGATCGATCTTCTCCGCCAGCTCGGCGCGATGGAGCCCGATGACTTTCGCTTAAGCGATCTGGGCCGGCGCCTCCTCGATCTTCCGCTGCACCCGCGCCTCGGCCGGATGCTCATCGAGGGGGAGCGGCGCGGGACTTCGGCAAAGGCCTGCGCGATGGCGGCGATCTTATCGGAGCGCGACTTCGTCACCTCGGTCGCCCCCGACGCGCCGGCCGCAGCGAGCGATGTGCTGCTGCGCGCGGAGCTTTTAGAAGACGCCGCCCGTGGCAGCGGAGCGGCCGCGCGGCGCGTTGGCGTGCGTGTGCATCAGGGCGGGGCGCGGCGAGTGGCCGAGGTGCGCGACCAACTTCTGAAGGCCGCCGGCGTGGATCCTCGAAAAGACTCCGGCGATGAGGAAGACGCGCTGCGCACCCTGCTCAGCGCCTACCCCGACCGCATCGCCTTTCGGCGCGAAGAGGGCGCGGGGCGCTTTGTGATGGTGGGCGGCGAAGCCCTGGCGCTGGCGCGTGAGAGCGTGGTGCGAGAGGCCCCGGTGGTGGTCGCCGCCTCCATCGGGGGCCGCACCCGGGCGCGCGATGCCGTCGGCGGGGTGCAGAGCCGCGGGTTGATTCGGATGGCCTCGACCGTGGAGATGGCGTGGCTCGAAGACGCCTTCCCCGAGCGCTTTGAGGAGCGGGTGGTGGTCGACTTTGATGGCGAGCGCCAGCGCGTGATGGCCGAGCGTCAGCGCCTCTTCGACGGTATTGCGCTCGAGCGTCAGGTGGCCTCGGTGGCCGAACACGCCGACCCTTCGGAGGTTACGGCCTGTCTGCTCGAGCATGCGCTCGACGATGTGGTGGCGGCCTTTGGCCTCAACACCGATGAGGCGCAATTTCTGCTACGCTGGGAGTGCGCACGCCTGTGGTTTCCCGAGGCCGACTTCCCTCAGCTGATGCTCGACGCGCGCCGCGGCGATTCCGAGCAGCCCATCTGGCAGCAGGTCTGCTGGGGCAAACGCACCTTTGGCCAGCTGCGTGGCATCGGCCTCTGCGGTCAGCTCGGCGCCTACCTTAACCGCGAGCAGCGTCGCCTGCTCGATGAGGAGTTGCCGCCGCGGCTGGAGGTCCCCTCCGGCAGCCACATTCGCCTCGACTACAGCCTGGACGCCCCCCCGGTGCTCGCTGTGCGCATTCAGGAGGTCTTTGGCTGGCGCGACTCCCCGCGCATCGCCCGCGGGCAGGTCGCCGTGCTCCTTCATCTACTCGCCCCGAACTACCGGCCGCAGCAGGTCACCGATGATCTGGCCGGATTCTGGGAGCGCACCTACCCGGAGGTGCGAAAGGAGCTGCGCGCGCGCTACGCCAAACACCCCTGGCCCGAAGATCCGCTGAGCGCGCGCGCCATCCGAAAGTAG
- a CDS encoding flagellar FliJ family protein yields the protein MTSEAYELQVLLELRQGEREQAEALFAEAVGELEKVRRRVREAQGRWERVEAQRRQGTQTFDERARQKGMALVELQNIDRYLEGLRQLSDEAQQALTQVQEEEQRAQRQVHAAQRAMQGAISALKAVEGHHEAWRDEQKTLHRRKAEAQMDEVATRLWREQQP from the coding sequence ATGACCAGCGAGGCATATGAACTTCAGGTGCTCCTGGAGCTGCGCCAGGGGGAGAGAGAGCAGGCCGAGGCGTTGTTTGCCGAGGCCGTCGGTGAACTCGAGAAGGTGCGCCGGCGCGTGCGCGAGGCCCAGGGCCGGTGGGAACGCGTTGAGGCCCAACGCCGCCAGGGCACCCAGACCTTCGATGAGCGGGCCCGACAGAAGGGCATGGCGTTGGTCGAACTTCAGAACATCGACCGCTACCTCGAAGGGTTGCGCCAGCTCAGCGACGAGGCGCAGCAGGCGCTCACCCAGGTTCAGGAAGAGGAGCAGCGCGCCCAGCGTCAGGTGCACGCCGCCCAGCGTGCGATGCAGGGCGCCATCAGCGCGCTCAAAGCCGTGGAGGGCCATCACGAAGCCTGGCGGGATGAGCAGAAGACGCTCCACCGCCGCAAGGCCGAGGCCCAGATGGATGAGGTGGCCACGCGTCTGTGGCGGGAGCAGCAGCCATGA